A genomic stretch from Sulfuriferula thiophila includes:
- a CDS encoding SPFH domain-containing protein, translating to MEMALFLLIAAGVFAASAIKIVPQQNAWVVERLGRYHASLQPGLNIVIPFIDRIAYKHLLKEVPLDVQPQICITKDNTQVQIDGVIFFQVTDPRLASYGTANFQMAIVQLAQTSLRSECGKRELDRLLEERNDINRAVIAALDEASPNWGVKVLRYEIKDITPPDAVLRSMQTQITAEREKRALVAQSEGKRQEEINLAEGAMTAAIRESEGQKQAAINIAHGQAQAILVTATATAEAIRKVAAALSEPGGMEAVNLKVAEKYVEAFGNIAKQGNTLILPGDLSNMGSLVASAMSIVKQQKDT from the coding sequence ATGGAAATGGCATTATTTTTACTGATTGCCGCAGGTGTATTTGCTGCCAGCGCCATCAAAATTGTCCCGCAACAAAATGCCTGGGTAGTGGAACGTCTTGGCCGCTACCATGCCAGTCTGCAACCCGGTTTGAACATTGTCATTCCGTTTATAGACCGCATTGCCTATAAACACCTGCTGAAAGAAGTACCGCTGGATGTACAACCACAGATATGCATTACCAAAGACAACACCCAAGTGCAAATTGATGGCGTGATTTTCTTTCAGGTCACCGACCCGCGTTTGGCCAGCTACGGCACGGCTAATTTCCAGATGGCTATCGTGCAACTTGCTCAGACCAGCTTACGTTCGGAGTGCGGCAAGCGGGAGTTGGATCGTTTGCTGGAAGAGCGCAACGATATAAACCGGGCTGTGATTGCGGCACTGGACGAGGCCAGCCCTAACTGGGGCGTAAAGGTCCTGCGTTACGAAATCAAAGACATCACCCCGCCGGATGCCGTGTTGCGCTCCATGCAAACACAAATCACTGCAGAGCGGGAAAAACGGGCTCTGGTAGCCCAATCCGAGGGCAAACGCCAGGAAGAAATCAACCTCGCAGAAGGTGCCATGACCGCAGCCATCCGTGAATCGGAAGGCCAGAAACAGGCGGCAATCAATATCGCCCATGGTCAGGCTCAAGCCATTCTGGTCACAGCCACTGCGACAGCGGAAGCTATCCGCAAAGTCGCAGCAGCACTCAGTGAACCGGGCGGGATGGAAGCGGTTAACCTGAAAGTAGCCGAGAAATACGTTGAAGCCTTCGGCAATATTGCGAAACAGGGCAACACACTTATTTTGCCGGGTGATTTATCGAATATGGGCAGCCTGGTTGCCAGTGCGATGAGTATAGTAAAACAGCAAAAAGACACATAA
- a CDS encoding NfeD family protein, whose translation MQASTLWFILASILVIFEIFTGTFYLLIFGAAAGAAAFAAFYGYTLSIQLIVAAVFSVAGVQWLRSHPATQSPDTDDLDISQPVEIIAWGKDGTARVRYRGTEWDARLAEGVTGQPSQCVIHAMQGNTLILSPAK comes from the coding sequence ATGCAAGCCTCCACCCTCTGGTTTATTCTCGCCAGCATTTTAGTTATTTTCGAAATATTTACCGGCACCTTTTATCTGCTTATTTTTGGTGCTGCAGCAGGTGCCGCCGCGTTCGCAGCCTTTTACGGCTATACACTCAGCATTCAGCTCATTGTCGCCGCCGTATTTTCAGTGGCTGGCGTGCAATGGTTACGCTCTCATCCTGCTACCCAATCGCCTGATACAGATGATCTGGATATTTCCCAGCCTGTTGAAATCATCGCCTGGGGCAAGGACGGCACAGCACGCGTGCGCTACCGTGGGACGGAATGGGATGCCCGCCTCGCAGAGGGCGTCACAGGCCAGCCCAGCCAATGCGTAATACACGCTATGCAAGGCAACACCCTGATTCTCTCCCCCGCTAAATAA
- the der gene encoding ribosome biogenesis GTPase Der, with protein sequence MKPTIVLVGRPNVGKSTLFNRLTKTRDAIVADIPGLTRDRHYGHGKIGSKPYLVVDTGGFEPVVKDGIMHEMARQTLQAIDEADVILFMVDVRTGCTAQDKVIADRLRMSGRPVHLVVNKTEGMRREVVTAEFYELALGDPMAISASHGEGVPELVEIALEHIPDATEEVEDDHPKIALIGRPNVGKSTLVNSFLGEERVIAFDQPGTTRDSIYIDFERNNKKYTLIDTAGVRRRGKVFEAIEKFSVIKTLQAIEDANVVVLVLDAQTDISEQDAHLAGFILEAGRALVVAVNKWDGLSEYQRDCVKREIARKLQFLEFAKFHYISALQGTGLNPLLVSVDAAYAAAMAKLSTPQLTRILMDAVAAHQPPKTGPFRPKPRYAHQGGMNPPLIVVHGSALDKISDSYKRYLEKTFIQAFKLQGTPVRVQFNVGKNPFADRKPAALTPAEEKAAHRKRRQGRKMYGKQRKKD encoded by the coding sequence ATGAAACCCACTATCGTACTGGTCGGTCGCCCCAACGTCGGCAAATCCACTTTATTCAATCGCCTGACGAAAACCCGCGACGCCATCGTTGCCGATATACCCGGTCTGACCCGCGACCGCCATTACGGTCACGGCAAGATCGGCAGCAAACCCTATCTGGTTGTCGATACCGGCGGTTTCGAGCCCGTTGTCAAAGATGGCATCATGCACGAGATGGCGCGCCAGACTCTGCAAGCCATCGATGAAGCTGATGTCATCCTGTTCATGGTCGATGTGCGAACAGGCTGTACCGCGCAAGACAAGGTCATTGCCGACCGGTTACGCATGAGCGGACGTCCAGTGCATCTGGTGGTCAACAAGACCGAAGGCATGCGCCGCGAAGTCGTGACTGCCGAGTTTTACGAACTCGCACTGGGCGATCCTATGGCCATCTCCGCCAGTCATGGCGAAGGCGTGCCCGAGCTGGTAGAAATTGCACTGGAACACATCCCTGACGCCACCGAGGAAGTGGAAGATGACCATCCGAAAATTGCATTGATCGGTCGTCCTAACGTGGGCAAATCCACACTGGTCAATAGCTTCCTGGGTGAAGAGCGGGTTATCGCATTTGATCAGCCGGGAACTACCCGCGATAGCATTTACATCGATTTTGAACGCAACAACAAGAAATACACATTGATCGACACAGCAGGTGTACGCCGCCGCGGCAAAGTGTTCGAAGCTATCGAGAAATTCTCGGTGATCAAGACCTTGCAAGCCATTGAAGATGCCAACGTGGTGGTGCTGGTGCTGGATGCGCAAACCGACATTTCCGAACAGGATGCGCACTTGGCTGGCTTCATACTTGAAGCCGGACGTGCGCTGGTGGTAGCGGTCAACAAATGGGATGGCTTGAGCGAATATCAGCGCGACTGCGTTAAACGTGAAATCGCGCGTAAACTGCAGTTCCTGGAATTTGCCAAATTCCACTATATTTCAGCATTACAAGGCACCGGACTCAACCCGTTACTGGTTTCCGTAGATGCTGCCTATGCTGCAGCGATGGCCAAGCTGTCTACCCCGCAGTTAACGCGCATCCTGATGGACGCTGTTGCTGCTCACCAACCACCAAAAACGGGGCCATTCCGCCCCAAACCGCGCTATGCCCACCAGGGTGGTATGAATCCGCCGCTCATTGTTGTCCACGGCAGTGCGCTGGACAAAATCAGCGACAGCTACAAACGCTATCTGGAAAAAACCTTTATTCAGGCTTTCAAATTGCAAGGCACGCCAGTCAGAGTGCAGTTTAATGTCGGCAAGAACCCATTCGCCGACAGGAAGCCTGCCGCCCTGACACCCGCAGAAGAAAAAGCAGCCCATCGCAAACGCCGTCAGGGCCGTAAAATGTACGGCAAGCAGCGTAAGAAAGACTAA
- the bamB gene encoding outer membrane protein assembly factor BamB, giving the protein MNVRLSILSIALVTSLSGCAALNPMNWFGSSSTAEKPAQLVNFKPVVNFKTNWQSSVGASKDIAFAPAIVLDTVYTANASGQLTKLSALTGKTEWQVAAGVPLSAGVGASIDSEYVGTAKGQVIAFDEAGKKRWATQLSSTVLGVPKAAEGTVVVRTEDGHIYALNAEDGKQKWMYQRVLPALILRSQASLLITKGAIFAGYPGGKLVALSLDTGNVGWEVNVAQPRGASEIERVSDVTSMPVIDEKQVCAAAYQGRVACFEIRTGNLIWAKDISSTAGLTMDDNNLYVSDDKGAVVALDKTRGASVWKQDQLRGRRLSTPRRIGDYLAVGDLEGYIHLLALDDGHFVGRTATDGSAIISQPQERNNSLIVQTAKGGVYSLTAQ; this is encoded by the coding sequence ATGAATGTTCGTTTAAGCATCTTATCAATCGCCCTCGTCACCAGCTTGAGCGGCTGTGCCGCGCTTAACCCGATGAATTGGTTTGGCAGTAGCTCAACGGCTGAAAAACCAGCACAACTGGTAAATTTCAAGCCCGTTGTTAATTTCAAAACCAATTGGCAATCAAGCGTAGGCGCGAGCAAAGACATAGCTTTCGCACCCGCTATTGTCCTTGACACTGTGTATACCGCGAATGCCAGTGGCCAACTGACCAAACTTAGCGCACTTACCGGCAAAACCGAATGGCAAGTAGCCGCCGGTGTTCCGCTATCTGCCGGTGTAGGCGCCAGCATAGACAGCGAATATGTCGGCACAGCCAAGGGCCAAGTCATCGCTTTTGATGAAGCTGGCAAAAAACGCTGGGCCACACAATTATCCAGCACAGTATTAGGTGTACCCAAAGCTGCCGAGGGTACTGTTGTGGTACGTACCGAAGATGGCCACATCTACGCCCTGAACGCAGAAGATGGCAAACAGAAATGGATGTATCAGCGCGTGCTGCCTGCACTGATCCTACGTAGCCAGGCCAGCCTGCTGATCACAAAAGGTGCCATATTTGCCGGTTATCCAGGCGGCAAGCTGGTTGCACTGTCACTTGATACCGGTAACGTAGGCTGGGAAGTCAATGTTGCCCAACCGCGTGGTGCATCTGAAATCGAACGTGTCAGCGATGTGACCAGCATGCCGGTGATTGATGAAAAGCAAGTATGCGCAGCAGCGTACCAAGGTCGCGTTGCCTGTTTTGAAATCCGTACCGGCAACCTGATCTGGGCCAAGGACATCTCCAGCACCGCTGGCCTGACCATGGATGACAACAACCTCTATGTCAGCGATGATAAAGGCGCCGTTGTTGCACTGGATAAAACCCGTGGCGCCAGTGTCTGGAAACAGGATCAGTTGCGTGGCCGACGCCTGAGCACACCACGCCGCATTGGTGACTACCTGGCAGTAGGCGATCTGGAAGGTTATATACATTTGCTGGCACTGGATGACGGTCACTTCGTTGGCCGTACCGCGACTGATGGTTCAGCCATCATCAGCCAGCCACAGGAACGCAACAACAGCTTGATTGTGCAAACGGCAAAAGGCGGCGTTTACTCGCTGACCGCGCAGTAA
- a CDS encoding YfgM family protein — protein MSLDLEEQEKLDTLKDYWNSYGNLVVGALAAVAITFAGVQWWQHNQQQKSAEASALFTALQNAQKTNQTQIVTDTAKTLTGQYASTAYAARGALIAAASNVQANDVKTAKAELQWVIDNSKEDGIKALATLQMAGILLDENNPSAALALLDAPHEEAFADLFSDRKGDALVMQNKQGEARKAYKIALEKLPAGSPYRKVIEIKLNAIAGVSTK, from the coding sequence ATGTCTTTAGATCTGGAAGAACAAGAAAAACTCGACACCTTAAAAGATTACTGGAACAGCTATGGCAATCTGGTAGTTGGCGCACTTGCTGCCGTCGCAATCACCTTTGCCGGTGTGCAATGGTGGCAACATAACCAGCAACAAAAATCCGCAGAAGCATCGGCTTTATTCACTGCGCTGCAAAATGCGCAAAAAACCAACCAGACCCAGATTGTTACTGACACAGCGAAAACCCTTACCGGACAATATGCCAGTACTGCCTATGCTGCCCGCGGCGCTCTGATCGCCGCTGCCAGCAACGTTCAAGCCAATGACGTCAAGACAGCCAAAGCCGAATTACAATGGGTAATAGATAACAGCAAAGAAGATGGCATTAAGGCCTTGGCCACCTTGCAGATGGCGGGAATACTACTGGATGAAAACAACCCGAGCGCAGCCTTAGCCTTGCTGGATGCACCCCATGAAGAAGCTTTCGCAGATTTGTTTAGCGACCGTAAAGGTGACGCATTAGTCATGCAAAACAAACAGGGCGAGGCTCGCAAAGCATATAAAATCGCCTTGGAAAAACTGCCTGCTGGCAGCCCGTACCGCAAAGTAATCGAGATCAAACTCAATGCCATCGCTGGAGTCTCAACCAAATGA
- the hisS gene encoding histidine--tRNA ligase, whose product MSNTIQAIRGMNDILPEQTPRWQQFEAIVHDWLKAYGYREIRTPIVEQTSLFKRAIGEVTDIVEKEMYSFEDALNGEQLSLRPEGTAACVRAVIQHNLLYNAPQRLWYAGPMFRHERPQKGRYRQFHQIGVESLGYADADMDAEHIIMTADLWRRLGLSNITLEINTLGDAAARNRHRSRLISYLEAHIEQLDEDAKRRLHTNPLRILDTKNPAMQELVDAAPRLYDDLDENALAHFEAVQTILRAHNIEYRINPRLVRGLDYYNYTVFEWVTDQLGTQGTVCAGGRYDSLIEQIGGKSAPACGYAMGIERLLALIEVAGIALPDSTLDAYIVHVGDAASTFAWQVANTLRQAGLNIIMHCGGGSFKSQMKKADASGAAFACIIGDDEAALEQISLKSLRATMEQTRCTTEQAVSLLKSGN is encoded by the coding sequence ATGAGTAATACCATACAAGCCATACGCGGGATGAATGACATCCTGCCTGAACAGACACCACGCTGGCAACAGTTTGAAGCTATCGTGCATGACTGGCTCAAGGCCTACGGCTACCGCGAAATCCGCACGCCCATCGTCGAACAAACCAGTCTGTTCAAACGCGCTATCGGTGAAGTGACTGATATCGTAGAAAAAGAAATGTATTCGTTTGAAGATGCGCTCAATGGTGAGCAGTTATCGCTGCGTCCTGAAGGCACGGCGGCATGTGTGCGCGCAGTTATCCAGCATAACCTGCTCTATAACGCACCGCAGCGGCTCTGGTATGCCGGCCCGATGTTTCGGCATGAACGCCCGCAAAAGGGCCGCTATCGTCAGTTCCATCAAATCGGCGTTGAATCATTGGGTTATGCCGATGCTGACATGGATGCCGAACACATCATCATGACTGCCGACCTGTGGCGGCGTCTGGGGCTATCCAATATCACACTGGAAATCAACACCTTGGGCGATGCAGCAGCACGCAACCGGCATCGCAGCCGACTTATCAGCTACCTTGAAGCACATATCGAGCAGCTCGATGAAGATGCCAAACGTCGCCTGCATACCAATCCGTTGCGCATACTCGACACCAAGAATCCGGCCATGCAGGAACTGGTAGATGCTGCGCCGAGACTTTATGATGACCTGGATGAAAACGCACTGGCGCACTTTGAAGCTGTACAAACCATCTTGCGCGCACACAACATCGAATACCGCATCAATCCGCGCCTGGTACGCGGTCTGGATTACTACAATTACACGGTATTTGAATGGGTAACCGACCAGCTCGGCACCCAGGGTACCGTGTGTGCCGGCGGGCGCTATGACAGCCTGATCGAACAGATAGGCGGCAAATCTGCACCCGCCTGCGGCTATGCCATGGGGATAGAACGCCTGCTGGCGCTGATCGAAGTAGCAGGCATCGCATTGCCTGACAGCACTCTGGACGCGTACATAGTCCATGTTGGCGACGCAGCTAGCACTTTTGCCTGGCAAGTTGCCAATACGCTACGTCAGGCCGGATTAAACATCATTATGCATTGTGGTGGTGGCAGTTTTAAATCGCAAATGAAGAAAGCCGATGCCAGCGGTGCTGCTTTTGCCTGTATCATTGGCGACGATGAAGCTGCACTGGAACAGATCAGCCTGAAATCATTGCGCGCCACCATGGAACAGACACGCTGCACCACAGAACAAGCTGTAAGCTTATTAAAATCAGGGAACTAA
- the ispG gene encoding flavodoxin-dependent (E)-4-hydroxy-3-methylbut-2-enyl-diphosphate synthase — MFKIELPRHLTRKVWIGDIAVGGDAPVAVQSMTNTDTADIEGTVEQTYALWRAGSEMVRITVNTMEAAEAVPYIRDALAKRGCNVPLIGDFHFNGHKLLTSVPACAEALAKYRINPGNVGKGSKRDEQYAAMIETAVRYNKPVRIGVNWGSLDQAHLARMMDENAQLAEPREPDWVMREALITSALESARKAEEIGLARDKIILSCKLSGVQDLISTYQELASRCDYPLHLGLTEAGMGSKGIVASTAALSILLQQGIGDTIRISLTPEPGGDRTQEVVVAQEILQTMGLRSFTPMVVACPGCGRTTSTVFQHLAQDIQRYLRDQMPVWRNHYPGVEEMNVAVMGCVVNGPGESKHANIGISLPGTGEVPVAPVYVDGEKTVTLKGERIAEEFQAIVEEYVQSHYGSAQAPARNKTITIHPAS; from the coding sequence ATGTTTAAAATCGAACTCCCCCGACACCTCACACGCAAAGTCTGGATAGGCGACATAGCCGTAGGTGGCGATGCGCCTGTCGCTGTGCAGTCGATGACCAACACTGACACTGCTGATATCGAAGGCACCGTCGAACAGACTTACGCGCTTTGGCGTGCCGGCTCAGAGATGGTGCGCATTACCGTCAACACCATGGAAGCCGCAGAGGCCGTGCCGTATATCCGTGATGCACTAGCAAAACGCGGGTGCAACGTACCGTTGATTGGCGATTTCCATTTTAACGGACATAAACTGCTCACCAGCGTACCGGCATGCGCAGAAGCACTGGCGAAATACCGCATCAACCCCGGCAACGTCGGCAAAGGCAGTAAACGTGACGAGCAATATGCCGCGATGATAGAAACGGCAGTGCGTTACAACAAACCCGTGCGCATTGGCGTCAACTGGGGCAGCCTTGATCAGGCCCACTTGGCACGGATGATGGATGAGAATGCACAACTGGCAGAACCGCGCGAACCTGACTGGGTAATGCGCGAAGCTTTGATCACATCTGCACTCGAATCTGCACGTAAAGCTGAAGAAATCGGCTTAGCGCGTGACAAAATCATCCTGTCCTGCAAGCTGTCCGGCGTTCAGGATTTAATCAGCACCTATCAGGAACTGGCTTCTCGTTGTGATTATCCGTTGCACCTGGGTTTGACCGAAGCCGGCATGGGCTCCAAAGGCATTGTCGCCTCTACTGCCGCGCTATCCATTCTGCTGCAACAAGGCATCGGTGACACGATCCGTATTTCCCTGACCCCCGAACCGGGTGGTGACCGTACCCAGGAAGTAGTCGTAGCCCAGGAAATTCTGCAAACCATGGGTTTGCGCTCATTCACTCCCATGGTAGTCGCCTGCCCTGGCTGTGGCCGCACCACCAGCACCGTGTTCCAGCATCTGGCGCAGGACATACAACGCTACTTGCGCGATCAGATGCCAGTGTGGCGCAATCACTATCCTGGTGTAGAGGAAATGAACGTAGCCGTAATGGGCTGTGTAGTGAATGGACCGGGCGAGTCCAAACATGCCAATATCGGCATCAGCTTACCTGGCACCGGCGAAGTACCCGTTGCGCCCGTGTACGTGGATGGTGAAAAAACCGTAACCCTCAAAGGCGAGCGCATCGCCGAGGAGTTTCAGGCCATCGTTGAAGAATATGTGCAAAGTCATTATGGGTCTGCACAAGCACCTGCGCGCAATAAAACAATAACCATACACCCAGCTTCTTAA
- a CDS encoding helix-turn-helix domain-containing protein yields MDMADNQEPVLSVGTRLRSARQTAGLSVNDIAQHIKLTPKQIDTIESNGFDELGLVFSRGFVRNYARLVGLDGNALVAEMSSTLRNKTEPLSVHDEHIPLTSGLSKYWLIMAGLALTIVIGVPLLVYHWLSADDTPIKLALTPKPSVTAPAPAKQPAAPVVPATVATPATTPLPVPGTPPETVPSTTANTDTPAAGRLQFQFSQDSWVEIRDSKQHAVLSHLYRAGETAEVSGTPPLSLIIGNAAHVTLKYNDQTVDLAPHTAVTVAKLTLQ; encoded by the coding sequence ATGGACATGGCGGATAACCAGGAACCCGTTTTATCCGTCGGAACGCGGTTGCGTTCAGCACGGCAGACCGCAGGCTTGAGCGTTAATGACATAGCACAGCACATCAAACTGACACCAAAGCAGATTGACACCATTGAAAGCAATGGATTCGACGAATTAGGACTGGTATTCAGCCGCGGATTTGTGCGCAACTATGCCCGCCTGGTCGGGCTCGATGGCAATGCACTGGTTGCCGAAATGTCCAGCACACTGCGCAACAAAACTGAACCACTCAGCGTACATGATGAGCATATTCCATTGACCAGTGGTTTATCCAAATACTGGTTAATCATGGCCGGTCTTGCATTAACCATAGTTATTGGGGTGCCATTATTGGTATATCACTGGCTTTCCGCAGATGACACGCCTATCAAACTAGCCCTCACGCCCAAGCCCTCAGTAACTGCACCCGCACCAGCAAAACAGCCTGCTGCTCCAGTCGTTCCGGCCACCGTTGCAACACCTGCGACCACCCCGTTACCAGTTCCGGGTACTCCTCCCGAGACTGTGCCGAGCACTACAGCAAATACCGACACCCCGGCAGCAGGGCGTCTGCAATTCCAGTTTAGCCAGGATTCCTGGGTAGAAATCCGCGACAGTAAACAACATGCCGTGTTATCACACTTGTACCGTGCGGGCGAAACTGCCGAGGTATCTGGCACGCCTCCTCTTTCGCTGATAATTGGTAATGCAGCGCACGTCACCCTCAAGTACAACGACCAGACAGTGGACCTAGCACCGCACACAGCAGTTACCGTTGCCAAACTCACCCTACAATAG
- the pilW gene encoding type IV pilus biogenesis/stability protein PilW, with amino-acid sequence MNKVKHLLTVLLSVTTFTTAYPAFAESSQPTSNANQTNEQTRARIHTELGAGYFSRGQYAVALEELRDALSADNRYAPAYGVMGLVYMELKEDKPAEENFQRAMDLAPGESEIHNNYGWFLCTRNRFDEAIKQFNIALGNPLYPTPERALTNAGICLLQANKPDDAQGYLEKSLKFQPNQAQALTKLAQIYFQQGRLFEARTLIERFFANNQPTAEALWLGVRLARKQSNKDAEASYGLQLRRQFADAPETQLLLQGKYD; translated from the coding sequence ATGAATAAAGTTAAGCACTTGCTCACGGTTCTACTCAGCGTCACCACCTTCACTACGGCCTATCCTGCATTTGCAGAATCAAGCCAGCCAACATCGAATGCCAACCAGACTAACGAACAAACGCGTGCCCGTATCCACACAGAACTAGGGGCCGGCTACTTCAGTCGTGGTCAATATGCTGTAGCACTGGAAGAACTGCGCGACGCGCTTTCAGCAGATAATCGCTATGCCCCTGCCTATGGCGTTATGGGTCTGGTATACATGGAGCTGAAAGAAGACAAACCTGCTGAAGAAAACTTCCAGCGCGCAATGGATTTGGCACCCGGCGAATCCGAAATACATAACAATTACGGCTGGTTTCTGTGCACCCGTAACCGCTTCGATGAAGCCATTAAACAATTCAATATTGCACTTGGCAACCCTCTCTACCCCACACCTGAACGCGCCCTGACCAATGCCGGCATTTGTTTACTGCAAGCAAACAAACCTGACGATGCTCAAGGATATCTGGAGAAATCGCTCAAATTCCAACCCAATCAGGCTCAGGCGCTGACCAAGTTAGCCCAGATATACTTTCAACAGGGTCGCTTGTTCGAAGCACGCACATTGATAGAACGCTTCTTTGCAAATAACCAGCCAACGGCCGAAGCACTCTGGTTAGGCGTACGTTTAGCACGCAAACAGAGCAACAAGGATGCTGAAGCCAGTTATGGCTTGCAACTACGCCGCCAGTTTGCCGATGCACCAGAAACCCAGTTATTACTGCAAGGAAAGTACGACTAA
- the rlmN gene encoding 23S rRNA (adenine(2503)-C(2))-methyltransferase RlmN yields MPINLLDYDLPGLTGYFAELGEKPFRAKQVLRWIHHSGVSDFEQMSDLAKSLREKLLQIATVTPPKIMAEQASSDGTRKWLLDVGSMNGVETVYIPDDTRGTLCISSQVGCALECTFCSTGRQGFNRNLSVAEIIGQLWWANRALGHDPKGNRIITNVVMMGMGEPLANYTNVVTALNLMLDDNAYGLSRRRVTVSTSGLVPAMDRLREDCPVALAVSLHAPNDKLRDEIVPINKKYPLAELMAACQRYLEKAPRDFVTFEYVMLEGVNDQPEHARQLLALVRDVPCKFNLIPFNPFPNSGYRCSRPESIRRFRDILMQAGLVVTTRKTRGEDIDAACGQLAGQVQDKTKRTLRRIEVIQ; encoded by the coding sequence ATGCCCATAAATTTACTCGATTACGACCTGCCTGGATTAACTGGTTATTTCGCTGAACTAGGCGAAAAACCTTTTCGTGCCAAGCAGGTGCTGCGCTGGATACACCATTCAGGCGTATCCGATTTCGAGCAAATGAGTGACCTTGCCAAGTCCCTGCGCGAAAAGCTACTGCAGATCGCTACAGTGACGCCACCGAAAATAATGGCCGAACAGGCATCCAGTGATGGCACGCGCAAATGGCTGCTTGACGTTGGCAGCATGAACGGAGTCGAAACCGTATACATACCTGACGATACGCGCGGCACGCTGTGCATATCGTCCCAAGTCGGCTGCGCCCTGGAGTGCACTTTCTGCTCCACCGGCCGCCAAGGATTCAACCGCAACTTGAGCGTTGCCGAAATCATCGGCCAATTATGGTGGGCAAACCGCGCATTAGGACATGACCCCAAAGGCAATCGCATCATCACCAATGTGGTGATGATGGGCATGGGCGAACCACTTGCCAATTACACCAACGTTGTTACTGCGCTCAATCTGATGCTGGACGATAACGCCTACGGCTTATCGCGCCGTCGCGTAACCGTGAGCACATCTGGCCTGGTGCCAGCCATGGACAGACTGCGCGAAGACTGCCCGGTCGCATTGGCTGTGTCATTACACGCCCCTAACGATAAACTGCGCGACGAAATCGTACCTATCAACAAGAAATACCCATTAGCAGAACTCATGGCCGCTTGTCAGCGCTATCTGGAAAAAGCGCCGCGTGACTTTGTCACATTTGAATACGTCATGCTCGAAGGCGTAAATGACCAGCCAGAACATGCACGGCAATTACTTGCCCTGGTGCGCGATGTACCCTGCAAATTTAACCTTATTCCATTCAACCCTTTTCCGAATTCAGGCTATCGCTGTTCCAGACCTGAATCCATCCGCCGTTTCCGCGATATTTTAATGCAAGCCGGCCTTGTCGTTACCACACGCAAAACGCGGGGCGAAGACATTGACGCTGCTTGCGGGCAACTTGCCGGGCAAGTTCAAGACAAAACCAAACGCACACTACGTCGAATTGAGGTGATTCAATGA
- the ndk gene encoding nucleoside-diphosphate kinase, whose translation MAVERTLSIIKPDAVAKNVIGKIYQRFEDAGLKIAASRMIQLSRADAEGFYAVHSARPFFKDLVDFMISGPVMVQVLEGENAMQTNRDLMGATDPKKADAGTIRADFADSIDANAVHGSDSVENAAIEIAYFFPALNVYTR comes from the coding sequence ATGGCTGTTGAACGCACCCTGTCGATTATCAAACCTGATGCCGTAGCTAAAAATGTAATCGGTAAAATCTACCAACGTTTTGAAGATGCTGGCTTAAAAATAGCTGCTTCACGCATGATTCAATTATCCCGCGCAGACGCTGAAGGCTTTTATGCTGTTCATAGCGCACGTCCATTTTTCAAAGACCTGGTTGATTTCATGATCTCCGGTCCGGTAATGGTACAAGTTCTGGAAGGCGAAAACGCCATGCAGACTAACCGTGACCTGATGGGCGCAACCGATCCTAAGAAAGCAGATGCAGGTACAATTCGTGCTGATTTTGCTGACAGTATCGATGCCAACGCTGTACACGGTTCAGACTCTGTTGAGAACGCGGCTATTGAAATCGCTTATTTCTTCCCTGCATTGAACGTTTACACTCGTTAA